TTCATCGTTAACGGCAAGTATGAAGTCATGATTTCTGGCCATCAGGGAATCGATGAGATTGCTGAAACTATCAACTATCTAAAAACAAAATAAAGGAACACTCGTGTCTAAAATTCTAATTCCTATTATTGTTCTGCTTCTGGCAGCATTTATGATTTACCGTACTTGGGGTAACAGCAAAGCCGCTGAAGAGAACTTTCAGCAAGGACAAGCATTCCTACTTGAAAATGGTAAAAAAGAAGGCGTGATCACCACAGAAAGTGGACTGCAGTATGAAGTGCTTCAAAAAGGTGAAGGCACGGAAAAGCCAACAGCAACGAGCAAAGTAAAAGTGCACTATCACGGTACACTCATCGACGGTACTGTATTCGATAGCTCAGTCGATCGCGGTACACCAATCAGCTTTGGTCTGAACCAAGTCATCAAAGGCTGGACGGAAGGTTTGCAGTACATGTCAGAGGGCGATAAGTTCCGCTTGTACATCCCCAGCACTTTAGGCTACGGCAAAAGCGGTACCGGTCCAATCCCACCTTCTGCGGTATTGATCTTCGATGTAGAGCTACTTGAAATTCAATAATCTCTATAAAACGCCCCGTCATTTGAACGGGGCGTTTTTGTTTATACCGGATAAAACTCAAATCCAGATTCCGTTACTAGGTAGCAATCCATCCCAGCAGCATGAGCGGCTTGAAGCCCCAGTTGGGTATCTTCAAAGACCACACAGTTCTCGGGCGCCTTACCCATTTTTTCTGCCGCTATCACAAATGTATCTGGATTTGGCTTGTGGTTTTCCACCTCTGTTGCTGTAACCACGCACTCAAAATCGTCAAGTACGCCCGCTTCTGTCAAAAGTCGAATTGCCGAATCTCTCTGGCTTCCCGTACCGATAGCCATTGGTTTAACATCTATATGTTGTTTGTACACTTCGAACGTATGCTCAATGATTTGTCCTTCAAAAGGCAACGTTGTGAAGGTACGCATTTTGAATCTCGACACTTCACCTTGGTCTAGATTAAGTTGGTAACGCTTATTGACCTCACCAGTAATTTTGTAGCTAGGCATTCCACCTAATGAATGTAACCACGCTTGATCATACGGAAACTGGAAATTCTCAGCCGTAATCTCCCATGCTTTGTCATGATTAGGCATGGTGTCTAACAGTGTGCCATCCATATCAAAAATGATTGCGTCATACTTTTCCAGCTGTAACAAGACGTTAACTCCTTCGCTGTCGGTTCAAAATCGATTATCGAGAAAAATCACTAAAGAACGGCGTTCTATTACCGATATTTATATCAATATGGAAACATATTCGTGCGTTTAATATGCGGTCGATTCCATTTTTTTGTTTGTAGTACTGCTAACAGAGACTAGAAATCAATAGCTTGCTATATTGCGCGACCCAAAAGGGTGTCGACAACAAATAATAACAAAACTTGCATGATTTCGTCTTCTCCCATTGAAGACGTTTAGGTAAGGATACAGAAAGAATTAAGGTTCAATATGAAGATAAAGCATCAACTTATCATTCTCGGGGCTCTGTCTCTTATGGCGATTCTCGCAGTACTGACAAGCAGTACCTATTTCGCTAGACATGCAGAAAACCTATCGAGCGCTATGACTCAACTAGGAAAGCTCGAAGTGACGCTGCTCAACTTACGCCGTAATGAAAAAGACTTTTTGTTGAGGAAAGATGAAAAGTACCTAGAAAAGTTCACCAAAAATGCTGCACTCTTCCTAGATCAAAAACGACAGCTCGATCTGACGCTCTCCGAATCTGGTGT
This is a stretch of genomic DNA from Vibrio maritimus. It encodes these proteins:
- a CDS encoding HAD-IA family hydrolase translates to MDGTLLDTMPNHDKAWEITAENFQFPYDQAWLHSLGGMPSYKITGEVNKRYQLNLDQGEVSRFKMRTFTTLPFEGQIIEHTFEVYKQHIDVKPMAIGTGSQRDSAIRLLTEAGVLDDFECVVTATEVENHKPNPDTFVIAAEKMGKAPENCVVFEDTQLGLQAAHAAGMDCYLVTESGFEFYPV
- a CDS encoding FKBP-type peptidyl-prolyl cis-trans isomerase translates to MSKILIPIIVLLLAAFMIYRTWGNSKAAEENFQQGQAFLLENGKKEGVITTESGLQYEVLQKGEGTEKPTATSKVKVHYHGTLIDGTVFDSSVDRGTPISFGLNQVIKGWTEGLQYMSEGDKFRLYIPSTLGYGKSGTGPIPPSAVLIFDVELLEIQ